From the genome of Amycolatopsis sp. NBC_01488, one region includes:
- a CDS encoding purine-cytosine permease family protein codes for MSDKITEVEQHGIAPIPPEEQTSRPRDLFRMAFGGANTFATIILGTLPIAYGLSFRDAALATTLGVVVGGLVLAPMALFGPRTRTNNAVSSGAHFGVVGRCVGSFLSLLTAITFFAISVWVSGDAVAGAAQRLFGFDGGAVLRGVAYGVIAIATLVVCIYGYRFMLLVNRIAVVLGTAIMLLGVVAYGGTFDPGYAGTGTYALGTFWPTFTLAALTALANPISFGAFLGDWARYIPARHSKRSLLAAPFLAQVATLLPFGFGIATATLVADPADYITGLTAISPLWYAIPLIVVALIGGLSTGTTSLYGTGLDFSSIFPRLSRVQATLLIGSLSVAFIFVGNFVLDMVSSINAFATLIVLCTSPWMVIMMIGFVQRRGCYDVADLQVFNEGRRGGRYWFARGVNWRAMAAWIPATTLGLLCANTPMIAGPFRDVAGGVDVSLLVTLVTAAVAYPVLVKLFPEPPEVFASAPPLVTTALPAEA; via the coding sequence ATGAGCGACAAGATCACCGAAGTCGAGCAGCACGGCATCGCGCCGATCCCGCCGGAGGAGCAGACGTCGCGCCCGCGTGACCTGTTCCGGATGGCGTTCGGCGGCGCGAACACGTTCGCCACGATCATCCTGGGCACGCTCCCGATCGCGTACGGGCTGAGCTTCCGCGACGCGGCCTTGGCGACGACGCTCGGCGTGGTCGTCGGTGGCCTGGTGCTGGCGCCGATGGCGCTGTTCGGGCCGCGCACGCGGACCAACAACGCGGTGTCGTCCGGCGCGCACTTCGGCGTGGTCGGCCGCTGCGTCGGGTCGTTCCTCTCGCTGCTGACGGCGATCACGTTCTTCGCGATCTCGGTCTGGGTCAGCGGCGACGCCGTGGCCGGTGCGGCGCAACGGCTGTTCGGCTTCGACGGCGGCGCGGTGCTGCGCGGCGTCGCGTACGGCGTGATCGCGATCGCGACGCTCGTCGTGTGCATCTACGGCTACCGGTTCATGCTGCTGGTGAACCGGATCGCGGTGGTGCTCGGCACGGCGATCATGCTGCTGGGCGTGGTGGCGTACGGCGGCACGTTCGACCCGGGCTACGCGGGCACCGGGACGTACGCGCTGGGCACGTTCTGGCCGACGTTCACCCTGGCGGCGCTGACGGCGCTGGCCAACCCGATCTCGTTCGGCGCGTTCCTCGGCGACTGGGCGCGGTACATCCCGGCCCGGCACAGCAAGCGCTCTCTGCTGGCGGCGCCGTTCCTGGCCCAGGTGGCGACGCTGCTCCCGTTCGGCTTCGGCATCGCGACGGCGACGCTGGTCGCGGACCCGGCCGACTACATCACCGGGCTGACGGCGATTTCCCCGCTGTGGTACGCGATCCCGCTGATCGTGGTGGCCCTGATCGGCGGCCTGTCGACGGGCACGACGTCGCTGTACGGCACGGGCCTGGACTTCAGCTCGATCTTCCCGCGGCTGTCCCGGGTCCAGGCGACACTGCTGATCGGGTCGCTGAGCGTGGCGTTCATCTTCGTCGGCAACTTCGTGCTGGACATGGTGTCGAGCATCAACGCGTTCGCGACGCTGATCGTGCTGTGCACATCGCCGTGGATGGTGATCATGATGATCGGCTTCGTCCAGCGGCGCGGGTGCTACGACGTCGCGGACCTGCAGGTGTTCAACGAGGGCCGCCGCGGCGGCCGGTACTGGTTCGCGCGCGGGGTGAACTGGCGCGCGATGGCGGCCTGGATCCCGGCGACGACGCTGGGCCTGCTGTGCGCGAACACGCCGATGATCGCCGGGCCGTTCCGGGACGTCGCGGGCGGGGTGGACGTCAGCCTCCTGGTGACGCTGGTGACCGCGGCGGTGGCGTACCCGGTGCTGGTGAAGCTGTTCCCGGAACCGCCGGAGGTCTTCGCTTCGGCTCCGCCCCTGGTCACCACCGCACTCCCGGCCGAGGCCTGA
- a CDS encoding aldehyde dehydrogenase family protein → MADFFIGGEWVDALGGGRREIRCPADGSLVATVAEGTAKDTEAAIAAARRAFDTGPWPGTPAHLRGDLLLRTADLLDRDAEAFARAESLDTGKRLVESRYDMADIAACLRYFGKLAAQDAGRVVDTGNPDAVSRIVHEPVGVCGLITPWNYPLLQTVWKIAPALAAGNTFVLKPSELTPHTSILFLKLLTEAGLPAGVGNLVLGAGAEVGAPLSSHPDVDLVSFTGGLATGKVIAAAAAGTVKKVALELGGKNPNVVFADADFETAVDYALTAVFLHSGQVCSAGARLIVQREWHDEFVDELVRRAERIRLGGPFDSHAETGPLISAAHRAKIEAYVAAALAEGAVLRTGGRRPDDPALADGCYYLPTILDQVEQGSSAVVDESFGPVLTVETFTDEDDAVRIANDTHYGLAGAVFTQDAGRAQRVAGRLRHGTIWINDFHPYLPQAEWGGYKQSGFGRELGPTGLGEYTEIKHIYQNLRPGPQHWFAG, encoded by the coding sequence ATGGCGGACTTCTTCATCGGCGGCGAATGGGTGGACGCGCTCGGCGGCGGCCGGCGGGAGATCCGCTGCCCGGCCGACGGCTCCCTGGTCGCGACGGTCGCCGAGGGCACCGCGAAGGACACCGAGGCCGCCATCGCGGCGGCGCGCCGGGCGTTCGACACCGGCCCGTGGCCCGGCACGCCCGCGCACCTGCGCGGCGACCTGCTGCTGCGCACCGCGGACCTGCTGGACCGCGACGCGGAGGCGTTCGCCCGCGCCGAGTCGCTCGACACCGGCAAGCGCCTGGTCGAGAGCCGCTACGACATGGCCGACATCGCCGCCTGCCTGCGCTACTTCGGCAAGCTCGCGGCCCAGGACGCCGGGCGCGTCGTCGACACCGGCAACCCCGACGCGGTCAGCCGGATCGTGCACGAGCCGGTCGGCGTCTGCGGGCTGATCACGCCGTGGAACTACCCGCTGCTGCAGACCGTGTGGAAGATCGCGCCGGCGCTGGCCGCGGGCAACACGTTCGTGCTCAAGCCCAGCGAGCTGACACCGCACACGTCGATCCTGTTCCTGAAGCTGCTCACCGAGGCGGGCCTGCCCGCGGGCGTCGGGAACCTGGTGCTGGGCGCGGGCGCCGAGGTGGGCGCGCCGCTGTCGTCGCACCCGGACGTCGACCTCGTGTCGTTCACCGGCGGCCTGGCGACCGGCAAGGTGATCGCCGCCGCGGCCGCCGGGACGGTCAAGAAAGTGGCCCTGGAGCTGGGCGGCAAGAACCCGAACGTGGTCTTCGCCGACGCCGACTTCGAGACGGCGGTCGACTACGCGCTGACCGCGGTGTTCCTCCACTCCGGCCAGGTGTGCTCGGCGGGCGCGCGGCTGATCGTCCAGCGGGAGTGGCACGACGAGTTCGTCGACGAGCTGGTGCGCCGGGCCGAGCGGATCCGCCTGGGCGGGCCGTTCGACTCGCACGCCGAGACCGGGCCGCTGATCTCGGCGGCGCACCGGGCGAAGATCGAGGCGTACGTGGCGGCGGCGCTGGCCGAGGGCGCGGTGCTGCGCACCGGCGGCCGCCGTCCGGACGACCCGGCGCTGGCCGACGGTTGCTACTACCTGCCGACCATCCTCGACCAGGTGGAACAGGGGTCGTCGGCGGTCGTCGACGAGTCGTTCGGGCCGGTGCTGACGGTCGAGACGTTCACCGACGAGGACGACGCGGTCCGCATCGCCAACGACACCCACTACGGCCTGGCGGGAGCGGTGTTCACGCAAGACGCCGGGCGCGCGCAGCGGGTGGCCGGGCGGCTGCGGCACGGCACGATCTGGATCAACGACTTCCACCCGTACCTGCCCCAGGCCGAGTGGGGCGGCTACAAGCAGTCCGGGTTCGGGCGCGAGCTGGGGCCGACCGGGCTGGGCGAGTACACCGAGATCAAGCACATCTACCAGAACCTGCGGCCGGGCCCGCAGCACTGGTTCGCCGGCTGA
- a CDS encoding aminobutyraldehyde dehydrogenase, producing the protein MTRTLDLTDPATGEVFGTSVIAGQSDVDTALEAAAQAFAVWRRSTPAQRQLALLKIADALEARAAEFADLEVRETGKIRSVVLAEEIPECVSALRFFAGAARHLEGTAAGEYAPGHTSVIRREPVGVCAQIAPWNYPLMMAVWKIAPALAAGNTVVLKPAETTPSTAVLLARVAAEFLPEGAFTVVTGDRDTGRALVRHPITELVSITGSTRAGIDVATVAAADLKRTHLELGGNAPLLVFPDVDLASTAEGIAGAAFYNAGQDCTAGSRVLVHASIHDDFVAELAKVAAAQTPGVDFGPLTSAAQFARVAGLIERLPSHARIETGGTRFGSRGFYFSPTVISGLRQDDEIVQEEIFGPVVTVQSFSDEAAAVSLANGVPYGLASSVWTRDLAVAARVSAELDFGCVWVNTHGPLVAEMPHGGFGHSGHGKDLSSYAFAEYTRIKHVMTRFA; encoded by the coding sequence ATGACCCGCACGCTCGACCTGACCGACCCGGCGACCGGCGAGGTGTTCGGCACCAGCGTCATCGCCGGGCAGTCCGATGTGGACACCGCACTCGAAGCGGCCGCGCAAGCGTTTGCGGTCTGGCGTCGCAGTACGCCCGCACAGCGGCAGCTCGCGCTGCTGAAGATCGCCGACGCCCTGGAGGCGCGTGCTGCGGAGTTCGCGGATCTGGAGGTCCGCGAGACCGGCAAGATCCGGTCGGTCGTGCTGGCCGAGGAGATCCCGGAGTGCGTGAGCGCGTTACGGTTCTTCGCGGGCGCCGCGCGGCACCTCGAGGGCACCGCGGCCGGGGAGTACGCGCCCGGCCACACGTCGGTGATCCGCCGCGAGCCGGTCGGGGTCTGCGCGCAGATCGCGCCGTGGAACTACCCGCTGATGATGGCGGTCTGGAAGATCGCGCCGGCGCTGGCCGCGGGCAACACCGTCGTGCTCAAGCCCGCCGAGACGACGCCGTCGACGGCCGTGCTGCTCGCTCGCGTGGCGGCCGAGTTCCTGCCGGAAGGCGCGTTCACCGTGGTGACCGGCGACCGGGACACCGGCCGCGCGCTGGTTCGCCACCCGATCACGGAACTGGTGTCGATCACCGGGTCCACGCGGGCGGGCATCGACGTCGCGACCGTGGCGGCCGCCGATCTCAAGCGGACCCACCTCGAACTCGGCGGCAACGCGCCGCTGCTGGTGTTCCCCGACGTCGATCTCGCTTCCACGGCGGAAGGCATCGCGGGCGCCGCATTCTACAACGCCGGCCAGGACTGCACCGCGGGCAGCCGGGTGCTCGTCCACGCGTCGATCCACGACGACTTCGTCGCCGAGCTGGCCAAGGTCGCCGCGGCGCAGACGCCGGGCGTCGACTTCGGGCCGCTCACCAGCGCGGCGCAGTTCGCCCGCGTGGCGGGCCTGATCGAGCGGCTGCCGTCGCACGCGCGGATCGAGACCGGCGGCACCCGGTTCGGCTCCCGGGGGTTCTACTTCTCGCCCACCGTGATTTCCGGGCTGCGCCAGGACGACGAGATCGTCCAGGAGGAGATCTTCGGGCCGGTCGTCACCGTCCAGTCCTTTTCGGACGAAGCCGCGGCGGTTTCCCTCGCCAACGGTGTCCCCTATGGACTGGCGTCGTCGGTCTGGACGCGCGACCTCGCCGTCGCCGCGCGCGTGTCGGCCGAGCTGGACTTCGGCTGCGTGTGGGTCAACACGCACGGGCCGCTGGTCGCCGAAATGCCGCACGGCGGGTTCGGCCACTCCGGACACGGCAAGGACCTTTCGTCGTACGCCTTCGCCGAGTACACCCGCATCAAGCACGTGATGACGAGGTTCGCATGA
- the dxs gene encoding 1-deoxy-D-xylulose-5-phosphate synthase: protein MTLLESVNGPADLKRMSVEDLGELAAEIRDFLVDKVRRAGGHLGPNLGVVELTLALHRVFDSPRDAIVWDVGHQAYVHKIVTGRAAGFDRLRQTGGVTGYPSRAESEHDWVESSHASSGLSYVDGLAKAFALGDGERHAVAVVGDGALTGGMCWEALNNIAAHRERPVVIVINDNGRSYSPTIGGLADHLAALRLQPGYERLLDGGREILKHTPVVGRPIYAALHAAKAGLKDALSPQAMFSDLGLKYLGPVDGHDQVALEKALQSAKAFGGAVIVHVVTEKGHGYAPAVNHEHDQMHQTDPIDPETGLPPVKGPSWTGVFGDELAKIGAEREDVVAITAAMLRSTGLDKFAEAFPDRWYDVGIAEQHAVTSAAGLAMGGLHPVVAIYSTFLNRAFDQVLMDVALHRQPVTLVLDRAGITGPDGPSHHGMWDLSLLGMVPGMRVAAPRDPATLREELREAVAVSDGPTALRFSKGKVGSDVSAVERLGTVDVLRRPKEGADVLLVTVGPFATLGLAAADRLADQGIGVTVVDPRWVLPVPAELVALAAQHKLVVTVEDSGRHGGFGSALAAMFRDAECDVPLRDLAVPQSFHDLGSRDEVLGRIGLTAQDVARRVTEWASGRLGSTSEPEKKDANRS, encoded by the coding sequence GTGACGTTGCTGGAGTCCGTGAACGGACCGGCGGACCTGAAGCGCATGAGTGTCGAGGACCTCGGCGAACTGGCCGCGGAGATCCGGGACTTCCTCGTCGACAAGGTCCGCCGCGCCGGCGGGCACCTGGGGCCGAACCTCGGCGTCGTCGAGCTGACCCTCGCGCTGCACCGCGTGTTCGATTCGCCGCGTGACGCGATCGTCTGGGACGTCGGGCACCAGGCCTACGTGCACAAGATCGTCACCGGCCGCGCGGCGGGGTTCGACCGGCTGCGCCAGACCGGCGGCGTCACCGGTTACCCGTCGCGCGCGGAGAGTGAGCACGACTGGGTGGAGAGCAGCCACGCGTCGTCCGGACTGTCCTATGTGGACGGCCTGGCGAAGGCGTTCGCCCTTGGTGACGGCGAGCGGCACGCGGTCGCCGTCGTCGGTGACGGCGCGCTCACCGGCGGCATGTGCTGGGAGGCGCTCAACAACATCGCCGCGCACCGGGAGCGCCCGGTCGTCATCGTCATCAACGACAACGGCCGCTCGTACTCGCCGACCATCGGCGGCCTGGCCGACCACCTCGCCGCGCTGCGCCTGCAGCCGGGCTACGAGCGGCTGCTCGACGGCGGCCGCGAGATCCTCAAGCACACCCCGGTCGTCGGCAGGCCGATCTACGCCGCGCTGCACGCCGCGAAGGCCGGGCTGAAGGACGCGCTGAGCCCCCAGGCGATGTTCTCCGACCTCGGCCTGAAGTACCTCGGCCCGGTCGACGGCCACGACCAGGTGGCGCTGGAGAAGGCCCTGCAGAGCGCGAAGGCGTTCGGCGGCGCCGTGATCGTGCACGTGGTGACCGAGAAGGGCCACGGCTACGCGCCCGCGGTCAACCACGAGCACGACCAGATGCACCAGACCGACCCGATCGACCCGGAGACCGGCCTGCCGCCGGTGAAGGGCCCGAGCTGGACCGGCGTGTTCGGCGACGAGCTGGCGAAGATCGGCGCCGAGCGCGAGGACGTCGTCGCGATCACCGCGGCGATGCTGCGTTCGACCGGCCTCGACAAGTTCGCCGAGGCGTTCCCGGACCGCTGGTACGACGTCGGTATCGCCGAGCAGCACGCCGTGACGTCGGCGGCCGGTCTCGCGATGGGCGGGCTGCACCCGGTCGTCGCGATCTACTCGACGTTCCTCAACCGCGCGTTCGACCAGGTGCTGATGGACGTCGCGCTGCACCGCCAGCCGGTGACGCTGGTGCTGGACCGCGCCGGCATCACCGGGCCGGACGGCCCCAGCCACCACGGCATGTGGGACCTGTCGCTGCTGGGCATGGTGCCGGGCATGCGCGTGGCCGCCCCCCGCGACCCGGCGACACTGCGCGAGGAACTGCGCGAAGCCGTGGCGGTGTCCGACGGCCCGACGGCGCTGCGCTTCTCGAAGGGCAAGGTCGGTTCCGACGTCTCCGCGGTCGAGCGGCTCGGCACGGTCGACGTGCTGCGCCGCCCGAAGGAGGGCGCGGACGTCCTGCTGGTGACGGTGGGCCCGTTCGCGACCCTGGGCCTGGCGGCCGCCGACCGGCTCGCCGACCAGGGCATCGGCGTGACGGTGGTCGATCCGCGCTGGGTCCTGCCGGTCCCGGCGGAGCTGGTGGCGCTGGCGGCGCAGCACAAGCTGGTGGTGACGGTGGAGGACAGCGGCCGCCACGGCGGCTTCGGCTCGGCGTTGGCGGCGATGTTCCGGGACGCGGAGTGCGACGTCCCGCTGCGGGATCTGGCGGTGCCGCAGTCGTTCCACGACCTCGGGAGCCGCGACGAGGTGCTGGGGCGCATCGGCCTGACGGCGCAGGATGTGGCCCGCCGCGTGACGGAGTGGGCGTCCGGCCGCCTCGGCTCGACCTCGGAGCCCGAGAAGAAGGACGCCAACCGCAGCTGA